The following are encoded in a window of Megalops cyprinoides isolate fMegCyp1 chromosome 16, fMegCyp1.pri, whole genome shotgun sequence genomic DNA:
- the chrnb1l gene encoding cholinergic receptor, nicotinic, beta 1 (muscle) like isoform X1, translating into MRKRMGVLLGTLWWCWLLALSAASETERLLLEKLFQNYNLKVRPAQSWNQRVMVRVGMTLSQLISLNEKNEEMTTNVFMNLAWTDYRLTWNPQEFDNITVLRIPPNKVWRPDIYLINNNDGQFDVALYVNVLVYNDGTVNWLPPAIYRSSCSIEVAYFPFDWQNCSMVFRSYTYDSSEVDLQYALDEYGHEIHEIIIDENAFTENGEWQICHKPSRKNVREDLYEDITFYLIIERKPLFYIINIIVPCILTSVLAIFVFYLPPGAGEKMTLSISVLIALTVFMLLLADKVPETSLGIPIIVNYVMFTMILVTFSVILSVVVLNLHHRSPSTHDMPLWVRKVFIHFLPQYLGMQRPHPEEPLEEEPREDTPLERIDGRRPGTEYFIRKINPELILPWRGRPDSTVQLHRFLDSENYCLILPPDLKSAIAAVTYMAEQLRRQDTDDTMTGDWQYIAIVVDRLFLWLFVVITTLGTLALFLDASFNYTPDQPFA; encoded by the exons atgaggaagaggatggggGTTCTCCTGGGGACGCTGTGGTGGTGCTGGCTGCTCGCCCTCTCAG CAgcgtcagagacagagaggctgctgctggagaagctCTTTCAAAATTACAACCTGAAGGTGCGGCCGGcgcagagctggaaccagagaGTGATGGTGCGAGTGGGAATGACCCTGTCCCAGCTCATCAGCCTG AACGAGAAGAACGAGGAGATGACAACCAACGTGTTCATGAACCTG GCATGGACAGATTACAGACTGACCTGGAATCCACAGGAGTTTGACAACATTACGGTTCTGAGAATCCCCCCAAACAAGGTGTGGCGTCCCGACATCTACCTCATCAACAA CAACGACGGCCAGTTTGACGTGGCCCTGTACGTGAACGTGCTGGTGTACAACGATGGCACGGTCAACTGGCTCCCCCCCGCCATCTACCGCAGCTCCTGCTCCATCGAG GTGGCGTACTTCCCCTTTGACTGGCAGAACTGCTCCATGGTGTTCCGCTCATACACCTACGACTCCTCTGAGGTGGACCTGCAGTACGCACTGGACGAGTACGGTCATGAGATCCACGAGATCATCATCGATGAGAACGCCTTCACTG AGAACGGGGAGTGGCAGATCTGTCACAAGCCGTCCAGGAAGAACGTGCGAGAGGACCTGTACGAGGACATCACCTTCTACCTGATCATCGAGAGGAAGCCCCTCTTCtacatcatcaacatcatcgTGCCCTGCATCCTCACCAGCGTGCTGGCCATCTTCGTCTTCTACCTGCCTCCCGGCGCTG GTGAGAAGATGACCCTCTCCATCTCCGTCCTCATCGCCCTCACTGTCTTCATGCTGCTGCTGGCGGACAAGGTCCCCGAAACGTCCCTGGGGATCCCCATCATAGTGAACTACGTGATGTTCACCATGATCCTGGTGACCTTCTCTGTCATCCTCAGCGTGGTGGTGCTAAACCTTCACCATCGTTCTCCCAGCACCCACGACATGCCCCTGTGGGTCCGCAAG GTGTTCATCCACTTCCTGCCACAGTATCTGGGCATGCAGAGGCCCCACCCAGAGGAGCCGCTGGAGGAGGAGCCCAGGGAGGACACGCCCCTGGAACGCATTGACGGACGCAGGCCCGGCACCGAGTACTTCATCCGAAAAATCAACCCTGAGCTGATACTGCCCTGGAGAGGCAG GCCTGACAGTACGGTCCAGCTGCACAGATTCCTGGACAGTGAGAACTACTGCCTGATTCTGCCGCCAGACCTCAAGTCTGCCATCGCCGCTGTCACATacatggccgagcagctgcgGAGACAGGACACCGATGACACT ATGACAGGAGACTGGCAGTACATCGCCATCGTGGTGGACCGGCTCTTCCTCTGGCTCTTCGTGGTCATCACCACCCTGGGGACATTGGCGCTGTTTCTGGACGCCAGCTTCAACTATACCCCTGACCAGCCCTTCGCCTGA
- the chrnb1l gene encoding cholinergic receptor, nicotinic, beta 1 (muscle) like isoform X2 has product MRKRMGVLLGTLWWCWLLALSAASETERLLLEKLFQNYNLKVRPAQSWNQRVMVRVGMTLSQLISLAWTDYRLTWNPQEFDNITVLRIPPNKVWRPDIYLINNNDGQFDVALYVNVLVYNDGTVNWLPPAIYRSSCSIEVAYFPFDWQNCSMVFRSYTYDSSEVDLQYALDEYGHEIHEIIIDENAFTENGEWQICHKPSRKNVREDLYEDITFYLIIERKPLFYIINIIVPCILTSVLAIFVFYLPPGAGEKMTLSISVLIALTVFMLLLADKVPETSLGIPIIVNYVMFTMILVTFSVILSVVVLNLHHRSPSTHDMPLWVRKVFIHFLPQYLGMQRPHPEEPLEEEPREDTPLERIDGRRPGTEYFIRKINPELILPWRGRPDSTVQLHRFLDSENYCLILPPDLKSAIAAVTYMAEQLRRQDTDDTMTGDWQYIAIVVDRLFLWLFVVITTLGTLALFLDASFNYTPDQPFA; this is encoded by the exons atgaggaagaggatggggGTTCTCCTGGGGACGCTGTGGTGGTGCTGGCTGCTCGCCCTCTCAG CAgcgtcagagacagagaggctgctgctggagaagctCTTTCAAAATTACAACCTGAAGGTGCGGCCGGcgcagagctggaaccagagaGTGATGGTGCGAGTGGGAATGACCCTGTCCCAGCTCATCAGCCTG GCATGGACAGATTACAGACTGACCTGGAATCCACAGGAGTTTGACAACATTACGGTTCTGAGAATCCCCCCAAACAAGGTGTGGCGTCCCGACATCTACCTCATCAACAA CAACGACGGCCAGTTTGACGTGGCCCTGTACGTGAACGTGCTGGTGTACAACGATGGCACGGTCAACTGGCTCCCCCCCGCCATCTACCGCAGCTCCTGCTCCATCGAG GTGGCGTACTTCCCCTTTGACTGGCAGAACTGCTCCATGGTGTTCCGCTCATACACCTACGACTCCTCTGAGGTGGACCTGCAGTACGCACTGGACGAGTACGGTCATGAGATCCACGAGATCATCATCGATGAGAACGCCTTCACTG AGAACGGGGAGTGGCAGATCTGTCACAAGCCGTCCAGGAAGAACGTGCGAGAGGACCTGTACGAGGACATCACCTTCTACCTGATCATCGAGAGGAAGCCCCTCTTCtacatcatcaacatcatcgTGCCCTGCATCCTCACCAGCGTGCTGGCCATCTTCGTCTTCTACCTGCCTCCCGGCGCTG GTGAGAAGATGACCCTCTCCATCTCCGTCCTCATCGCCCTCACTGTCTTCATGCTGCTGCTGGCGGACAAGGTCCCCGAAACGTCCCTGGGGATCCCCATCATAGTGAACTACGTGATGTTCACCATGATCCTGGTGACCTTCTCTGTCATCCTCAGCGTGGTGGTGCTAAACCTTCACCATCGTTCTCCCAGCACCCACGACATGCCCCTGTGGGTCCGCAAG GTGTTCATCCACTTCCTGCCACAGTATCTGGGCATGCAGAGGCCCCACCCAGAGGAGCCGCTGGAGGAGGAGCCCAGGGAGGACACGCCCCTGGAACGCATTGACGGACGCAGGCCCGGCACCGAGTACTTCATCCGAAAAATCAACCCTGAGCTGATACTGCCCTGGAGAGGCAG GCCTGACAGTACGGTCCAGCTGCACAGATTCCTGGACAGTGAGAACTACTGCCTGATTCTGCCGCCAGACCTCAAGTCTGCCATCGCCGCTGTCACATacatggccgagcagctgcgGAGACAGGACACCGATGACACT ATGACAGGAGACTGGCAGTACATCGCCATCGTGGTGGACCGGCTCTTCCTCTGGCTCTTCGTGGTCATCACCACCCTGGGGACATTGGCGCTGTTTCTGGACGCCAGCTTCAACTATACCCCTGACCAGCCCTTCGCCTGA